The proteins below come from a single Alligator mississippiensis isolate rAllMis1 chromosome 2, rAllMis1, whole genome shotgun sequence genomic window:
- the SLC25A29 gene encoding mitochondrial basic amino acids transporter isoform X2: MALDFLAGCVGGAAGVLVGHPFDTVKVRLQVQNVEKPLYRGTFHCFQSIIKQETAFGLYKGIGSPMMGLTFINALVFGVQGNTLRALGKDTPLNQFLAGSAAGAIQCVICCPMELAKTRMQLQGTGEYKLKSKNYKNSLDCLIKIYRKEGLKGINRGMVSTFIRETPSFGFYFLTYDSLTRYLGCEAEDSYIIPKLLLAGGMSGIVSWLSTYPVDVIKSRLQADGVGGVAQYKGILDCIRKSYHDEGWRVFTRGLTSTLLRAFPVNAATFATVTVFLMYMRSEENLRECEPGPAIQQPSSL, translated from the exons GTGCGCCTTCAAGTTCAAAATGTAGAGAAACCTCTCTACCGTGGGACCTTCCACTGCTTTCAGTCTATCATAAAGCAAGAAACT GCTTTTGGACTCTATAAAGGTATTGGGTCACCAATGATGGGACTTACCTTCATTAATGCGCTTGTGTTTGGCGTACAAGGAAACACACTTCGTGCTCTTGGAAAAGACACTCCATTAAACCAGTTTCTTGCAGgatcagcagcaggagccattcAGTGTGTCATCTGCTGCCCTATGGAGTTAGCAAAAACAAGAATGCAACTTCAAGGCACAGGTGAATACAAATTAAAGTCAAAGAATTACAAGAATTCTCTGGATTGCTTAATTAAGATCTATCGAAAGGAAGGGTTGAAAGGCATCAACAGAGGCATGGTTTCCACATTCATAAGAGAGACACCaagttttggtttttatttcctGACATATGATTCTCTGACCAGGTACCTAGGCTGTGAAGCTGAGGACAGTTACATCATTCCCAAACTGTTGTTAGCTGGAGGCATGTCAGGCATTGTATCCTGGCTTTCAACCTATCCTGTGGATGTGATCAAGTCCCGGCTTCAGGCAGATGGAGTTGGGGGAGTTGCACAGTACAAAGGCATTCTGGACTGTATTAGGAAGAGTTACCATGATGAAGGTTGGAGGGTGTTTACAAGGGGCCTTACTTCTACACTTCTCCGAGCTTTCCCTGTCAATGCAGCTACTTTTGCCACTGTCACCGTGTTCCTTATGTACATGAGGTCAGAAGAGAACCTCCGTGAATGTGAGCCGGGTCCAGCAATCCAGCAGCCTTCAAGCTTGTGA
- the SLC25A29 gene encoding mitochondrial basic amino acids transporter isoform X1: MCLRLHTLALKLDLRHAQLRPVVSTIYTWRVRLQVQNVEKPLYRGTFHCFQSIIKQETAFGLYKGIGSPMMGLTFINALVFGVQGNTLRALGKDTPLNQFLAGSAAGAIQCVICCPMELAKTRMQLQGTGEYKLKSKNYKNSLDCLIKIYRKEGLKGINRGMVSTFIRETPSFGFYFLTYDSLTRYLGCEAEDSYIIPKLLLAGGMSGIVSWLSTYPVDVIKSRLQADGVGGVAQYKGILDCIRKSYHDEGWRVFTRGLTSTLLRAFPVNAATFATVTVFLMYMRSEENLRECEPGPAIQQPSSL; the protein is encoded by the exons GTGCGCCTTCAAGTTCAAAATGTAGAGAAACCTCTCTACCGTGGGACCTTCCACTGCTTTCAGTCTATCATAAAGCAAGAAACT GCTTTTGGACTCTATAAAGGTATTGGGTCACCAATGATGGGACTTACCTTCATTAATGCGCTTGTGTTTGGCGTACAAGGAAACACACTTCGTGCTCTTGGAAAAGACACTCCATTAAACCAGTTTCTTGCAGgatcagcagcaggagccattcAGTGTGTCATCTGCTGCCCTATGGAGTTAGCAAAAACAAGAATGCAACTTCAAGGCACAGGTGAATACAAATTAAAGTCAAAGAATTACAAGAATTCTCTGGATTGCTTAATTAAGATCTATCGAAAGGAAGGGTTGAAAGGCATCAACAGAGGCATGGTTTCCACATTCATAAGAGAGACACCaagttttggtttttatttcctGACATATGATTCTCTGACCAGGTACCTAGGCTGTGAAGCTGAGGACAGTTACATCATTCCCAAACTGTTGTTAGCTGGAGGCATGTCAGGCATTGTATCCTGGCTTTCAACCTATCCTGTGGATGTGATCAAGTCCCGGCTTCAGGCAGATGGAGTTGGGGGAGTTGCACAGTACAAAGGCATTCTGGACTGTATTAGGAAGAGTTACCATGATGAAGGTTGGAGGGTGTTTACAAGGGGCCTTACTTCTACACTTCTCCGAGCTTTCCCTGTCAATGCAGCTACTTTTGCCACTGTCACCGTGTTCCTTATGTACATGAGGTCAGAAGAGAACCTCCGTGAATGTGAGCCGGGTCCAGCAATCCAGCAGCCTTCAAGCTTGTGA